The DNA window TTGATTTTTTTATTTTTTTGATTGCCCTTTCAACTGTATTTTTGACCAAAAGGACGGTTTTATTGTGTCGTGATGTCGTGTCCGGTAATTCGTTGTTTTCTAAAATATTTTTTAGTTTTTTCCGAAGACTATTTTGAATATCGTTTTTATTTTAAGTTAATTTTAATAAAAGTGCAATTCATCTTTCAAAGATAGTTTTAAGGTCTAATTCTAAATGGTATTATTTTGTCAATTAAATATCATATTATTGCAAACAAAAATGGGTTATGAGTAATCTGAAGAAATTTTACAGAGAAATCCCGCCAATGTCACCTCTCGATAGCTTTTTAGTTTTCGACAGAGTCAAGGATACTTTTGATTTTCCAGTGCACTATCACCCCGAATTTGAGATCAATTTTATTCTAAATGGCAAAGGTGTAAAACGAGTTGTGGGCGATAATATTGAAGAAATTGACGCCGTCGAACTAGTCTTAATTGGTCCAAATTTGTATCACGGTTGGGAATTGAATAAATGCACCAGCAAGAAAATCCACGAAATCACGATTCAATTTGACAATAATTTATTTCCAGATTCTTTACTTTCCAGACGAATAATGAACCCCATTCGGGAGATGTTTAATCGATCGATTCACGGTATTTTATTCTCCAAAAAAGTCGCCGATGAGCTTACGCCAAGGCTAATTAAATTGTCAAAATTAGACGGAATGGATTATTTTCTGGAGATCACTTCGATATTATTTGACCTTGCAAACTCCCGAAATCAGAGACTTCTTTCGACTTACACCGTAGATTATGCCACTTTTGATGATGACGATAAAATGAAATTGGTG is part of the Flavobacterium nackdongense genome and encodes:
- a CDS encoding helix-turn-helix domain-containing protein; protein product: MSNLKKFYREIPPMSPLDSFLVFDRVKDTFDFPVHYHPEFEINFILNGKGVKRVVGDNIEEIDAVELVLIGPNLYHGWELNKCTSKKIHEITIQFDNNLFPDSLLSRRIMNPIREMFNRSIHGILFSKKVADELTPRLIKLSKLDGMDYFLEITSILFDLANSRNQRLLSTYTVDYATFDDDDKMKLVYEYVQKKFAEKITLDEVSSASNMTSISFNRFIKKRTGKTFVNYINDIRIGYAARWLLEKDMSVAEIAYKSGFPNIANFNRSFKAIKNRTPTQYREDFSGLKRIL